A stretch of Lathyrus oleraceus cultivar Zhongwan6 chromosome 6, CAAS_Psat_ZW6_1.0, whole genome shotgun sequence DNA encodes these proteins:
- the LOC127094583 gene encoding B3 domain-containing transcription factor VRN1 yields the protein MAFHHPKFFKVIQNHKEEIRLPKKFVEKYWKGTSNPVSLKLPNGVEHEIFWVERDGDIWFQKNWEKLANFLKYGYFLTFKYISESYFKVKIYDTSNLEIDYSYIKFVSEVGEGIKEAEDIIEVSDNIDKNLNESEPSMQLQMTKVNGKRKTMDFDPTHEKVSGSNTGSMNNMLKECSTTETAIENPSFEIKMTPSSIQNYRLRIPTEFSREYLNKFKGTATIRVGEDRAMKVKMKFDDIYNRSLVSAGWNKIIIKYKLQTNDVCIFEMIQLQPPSFAVTIIRGEEHPSPKKLKGYKEGKSCDSIAKRKDLGETSRSCPKLHVLEDNSEDNSVTEHNSFEIVVNSSYPYVPNEFMNRHIGCHGKFVELKVEEKCWFVKVNYYPKQSKLYAGWRKFMKECKLETGDICFFELVDENKYVFKVSFGRNNLGDVGSV from the exons ATGGCATTTCATCATCCTAAATTTTTCAAGGTCATACAAAATCACAAAGAGGAGATC AGACTTCCAAAGAAATTCGTCGAGAAATATTGGAAAGGAACTTCAAATCCGGTATCCCTTAAACTCCCAAACGGGGTTGAACACGAAATATTTTGGGTGGAACGTGACGGTGATATTTGGTTTCAAAAGAACTGGGAAAAACTTGcaaattttttaaaatatggttattttttaacttttaaatATATATCTGAATCATATTTTAAGGTTAAAATATATGACACAAGTAATTTGGAAATAGATTATTCCTATATAAAATTTGTAAGTGAAGTTGGTGAAGGTATTAAAGAAGCTGAAGACATTATTGAAGTGAGTGACAACATTGATAAGAATTTAAATGAGAGTGAACCATCCATGCAACTTCAAATGACAAAAGTTAATGGCAAGAGAAAAACTATGGATTTTGATCCAACACATGAAAAAGTTTCAG GTTCTAACACAGGAAGCATGAATAACATGCTAAAAGAATGTTCAACAACCGAAACTGCTATTGAGAATCCAAGTTTTGAAATTAAAATGACACCATCTTCTATCCAAAACTATAGATTG AGGATACCAACGGAGTTTTCGAGGGAATACTTGAACAAGTTCAAGGGGACGGCGACTATAAGAGTTGGTGAAGACAGAGCTATGAAAGTTAAGATGAAGTTTGATGATATCTATAATAGATCTCTTGTGAGTGCTGGTTGGAACAAAATTATTATAAAGTATAAGTTACAAACTAatgatgtttgtatatttgaGATGATTCAACTTCAACCACCTTCCTTTGCTGTAACTATTATTCGAGGAGAAGAACATCCAAGCCCTAAGAAGTTGAAAG GTTACAAAGAAGGAAAATCTTGTGATAGTATTGCAAAGAGAAAAGACCTTGGAGAAACTTCTAGGAGCTGCCCAAAATTACATGTTCTAGAGG ATAATTCAGAAGATAATAGTGTGACTGAACATAATTCATTTGAAATTGTTGTGAATTCATCATACCCG TATGTACCAAATGAGTTTATGAATAGACATATTGGATGTCATGGAAAATTCGTAGAGTTGAAAGTGGAAGAAAAATGTTGGTTTGTGAAAGTGAATTATTATCCCAAACAAAGTAAACTGTATGCAGGGTGGAGAAAATTTATGAAAGAATGCAAATTGGAGACAGGGGATATTTGTTTCTTTGAGTTGGTTGATGAGAACAAATATGTGTTTAAGGTTTCATTTGGAAGGAACAACCTAGGAGATGTTGGATCTGTTTGA